Proteins encoded together in one Hylaeus volcanicus isolate JK05 chromosome 3, UHH_iyHylVolc1.0_haploid, whole genome shotgun sequence window:
- the LOC128874189 gene encoding cytochrome P450 9e2-like produces MGLPIILAVAVTILGLYYYFTKEQNPFEKHGLPYKQSIPLLGSSWSAMLHLKPFATMVQDIYNMAAEARYVGFYHRMAPVVMLRDPELIKSVAIKNFDHFPDHRTFTSGEPDPFFSSNLLLLRGDRWKEVRSLLTPAFTSSKLKAMFVLMSECATNIGQFLASLPADQRTIEMKDVFTRYTNDVFASCAFGINVDSMIDRENKFYAYGREALDIHSIGIHKIVMLYVFPRLAKRLGIRFIRKEVLEFFESVVSANIAARDETGIFRPDLIQLMMESRGKLGPGKELTIEDMTSQAFAFFFGGFETTSSLLCFAVHELAVNRGIQERLQREIDQVMCDSNGEVTYEMVNEMKYLDAVVNEALRLYPVIPITDRQCVKEIELPPATPGTKPFLMKEGSYLWLPIYAIQRDPKYFDQPEKFDPSRFLDRQGNILHSGAYLPFGMGPRICIGYRFALVEAKVGLFHILARCKLDVCSETQIPMKLGKAGAFLKAEKGFWLQVRPRNNPFTSVVA; encoded by the coding sequence ATGGGTCTGCCAATAATACTAGCCGTCGCTGTTACAATTCTAGGCCTCTATTATTACTTCACCAAAGAGCAGAACCCGTTCGAGAAACACGGCTTGCCCTACAAACAATCAATTCCTCTACTGGGCAGCTCTTGGTCGGCCATGCTCCACCTCAAACCATTCGCAACGATGGTCCAAGACATCTACAACATGGCAGCCGAGGCAAGATACGTCGGTTTTTATCATCGGATGGCGCCAGTCGTCATGCTTCGGGATCCAGAGCTTATCAAATCGGTGGCCATCAAGAATTTCGACCATTTCCCCGATCATCGGACCTTCACGAGTGGAGAACCCGACCCCTTCTTCAGCAGCAATCTATTATTACTTCGAGGCGACAGGTGGAAGGAAGTCAGGTCACTTCTGACCCCTGCTTTCACTTCTAGCAAGTTGAAGGCTATGTTTGTCCTCATGTCCGAGTGTGCCACGAACATTGGACAGTTTCTCGCTAGCCTACCGGCTGATCAAAGGACGATCGAGATGAAGGACGTCTTCACCAGGTACACCAACGACGTGTTCGCCAGCTGCGCTTTCGGCATCAACGTGGACTCCATGATCGATCGCGAGAACAAGTTCTATGCGTATGGTAGGGAGGCTTTGGACATTCACAGCATCGGAATTCATAAGATCGTTATGCTCTATGTCTTCCCAAGGCTAGCTAAGCGGCTGGGTATACGGTTCATAAGGAAAGAGGTGTTGGAGTTCTTCGAAAGTGTCGTGTCAGCGAATATCGCTGCTCGAGACGAGACAGGTATCTTTAGGCCTGATTTGATTCAATTGATGATGGAGTCTAGGGGAAAACTGGGTCCTGGCAAGGAGTTGACGATAGAAGACATGACCTCTCAAGCTTTCGCTTTCTTCTTTGGTGGTTTCGAGACGACTTCGAGCTTGTTGTGTTTCGCTGTTCACGAGTTAGCAGTGAATCGTGGGATTCAAGAGAGATTACAGAGGGAAATAGACCAGGTGATGTGTGATTCTAATGGAGAAGTCACTTATGAAATGGTTAATGAGATGAAATATCTGGATGCTGTGGTTAACGAAGCGCTGAGGTTGTATCCGGTTATACCCATCACTGACAGACAGTGCGTTAAAGAGATCGAATTACCTCCAGCCACGCCAGGGACGAAGCCTTTTCTCATGAAAGAGGGTTCGTATCTTTGGTTACCGATTTACGCGATTCAGAGAGATCCTAAGTACTTCGATCAGCCGGAGAAATTCGATCCTAGTCGATTTTTGGATAGACAGGGCAATATTCTTCATTCTGGAGCGTATCTGCCTTTTGGGATGGGGCCGAGAATTTGTATCGGTTATCGATTCGCTCTTGTGGAAGCCAAAGTTGGCTTGTTTCATATCCTCGCCCGTTGCAAGCTGGACGTTTGTAGCGAAACACAGATACCTATGAAGTTGGGCAAAGCAGGAGCGTTCTTGAAGGCTGAAAAAGGATTTTGGCTGCAGGTTCGACCGAGAAATAATCCATTTACCTCGGTAGTTGCTTGA
- the LOC128873535 gene encoding uncharacterized protein LOC128873535 translates to MDPWTVALTLGVVVVTWYYIKRNYSFFSDRGIPYLPPLPFLGSLWKAVFQRIPFAEAILEVYDVHPTAKYVGFYDFLTPVITIRDIELLKSITVKHFEHFQDHRALQTDNADPLFSKNLFTLRGERWKEVRTMLSPAFTSSKMKAMFHLMIECADRYGNFLGTLPEGKRTLELKDVFTRYTNDVIGTCAFGVEVDSMADRNNTFYVYGRESTSFGRIQSIKFFIVRSAPFIAKLFGIRLVSSKIANFFKEMVADTIKYRDENNVVRPDMIQLMMETRGKVGPGKELTIEDMTAQAFIFFFGGFESTSTLMCFAAYEIGVNPEIQKKLQEEIDEVLENCKGEPTYDAINDMKYLDAIIYEALRMYPVVVAADRVCTKAFELPPALPGLKPHVVQEGDFIWMPIYGVHYDPEHFEEPKKFNPDRFLDDPKKVVNSGSFLSFGIGPRMCIGNRFALLETKVLLFQVFARCTLNPCSKTVIPMVLNKKGFQMTSQNGFWFDVEPRKNRVSVLVNSGGGSRVGFYIIMDPWTVTLASIVVVVTWHYLRKTYTFFSDREIPHLTFTMSGTLLWKSFFQQITFADLISLIYNVQPDAKYVGFYDLTTPVIAIRDIELMKTITVKHFEHFQDHRNLQTDDTEPLFSKNLFALRGDRWREVRTLLSPAFTSSKMKAMFQLMNECANRYGNILSTLPEGERTLELKDVFTRYTNDVIATCAFGVKVDSMADRNNKFYVYGREATNFSGISKSLRLFAVRLTPFLSKLFGIKLVNPEIANFFKEMVADTIKYRDENNIVRPDMIQLMMETRGKVGPGKELTIEDMTAQAFVFFFGGFESTSTLMCFAAYEVGVNPEIQKKLQEEIDEVLENCKGEPTYDAINDMKYLDAIVYEALRMYPVVVQSDRVCTKAFELAPALPGLKPYVIQEREYIWIPIYGVHYDPEHFEEPNKFNPDRFLDDPKKIVNSGTFLSFGFGPRMCIGNRFALLETKVLMFHIFARCTFKPCSKTIIPMVLSKKGFQMTSKGGFWFDVEPKKNRVPVLVKSGGKSSVS, encoded by the exons ATGGATCCGTGGACAGTGGCTTTAACGTTGGGCGTGGTTGTAGTTACATGGTACTACATTAAAAGGAACTACAGTTTCTTCAGTGATCGGGGAATCCCGTACCTGCCACCACTTCCATTTCTTGGAAGTCTTTGGAAAGCCGTCTTTCAACGCATACCTTTCGCTGAAGCAATCCTGGAAGTCTACGACGTTCATCCTACCGCGAAATATGTCGGTTTCTACGATTTCCTGACACCTGTGATCACTATTCGCGATATCGAGCTGTTAAAATCCATCACGGTGAAGCACTTCGAGCACTTCCAAGACCATCGAGCCCTCCAGACAGACAACGCGGATCCCCTGTTCAGCAAGAACCTCTTCACCCTTCGTGGTGAACGCTGGAAAGAAGTGAGAACCATGCTAAGTCCAGCGTTCACCTCCAGCAAGATGAAGGCAATGTTCCATCTGATGATCGAATGCGCCGATCGTTACGGGAATTTCCTAGGCACGTTACCCGAGGGCAAGCGTACACTAGAACTCAAGGACGTTTTCACCAGGTACACCAACGACGTGATCGGTACTTGTGCTTTCGGGGTAGAAGTGGACTCGATGGCAGACAGGAACAACACGTTCTACGTGTACGGTAGGGAGTCCACGAGCTTCGGTAGGATTCAGTCGATAAAATTCTTCATCGTACGAAGTGCGCCTTTCATAGCGAAGCTATTTGGTATAAGGCTTGTGTCCAGCAAGATCGCGAACTTCTTCAAAGAAATGGTGGCTGACACCATAAAATACAGGGACGAGAATAACGTCGTTCGACCAGACATGATTCAGCTGATGATGGAAACTAGGGGAAAAGTGGGCCCAGGGAAAGAGCTCACTATCGAGGACATGACCGCCCAAGcgttcatcttcttcttcggcGGTTTCGAAAGCACCTCGACCTTGATGTGCTTCGCTGCTTACGAGATAGGCGTGAACCCCGAGATCCAGAAGAAACTGCAGGAAGAGATCGACGAAGTTTTGGAGAACTGCAAGGGTGAACCGACCTACGACGCGATCAATGACATGAAATATCTCGATGCCATCATTTACGAGGCCCTGAGGATGTATCCAGTCGTCGTCGCTGCTGACAGAGTCTGCACAAAAGCCTTCGAGCTGCCACCAGCTTTGCCAGGATTGAAGCCACACGTTGTGCAGGAAGGCGATTTTATTTGGATGCCGATCTACGGTGTTCATTACGATCCCGAACACTTCGAGGAGCCGAAGAAGTTCAATCCTGATCGGTTTCTCGACGATCCGAAGAAGGTCGTCAATTCTGGCAGCTTCTTGAGCTTTGGAATTGGTCCGAGGATGTGTATCGGTAACAGGTTCGCCCTTCTGGAGACGAAGGTTCTACTGTTCCAAGTATTCGCTCGTTGTACCTTGAATCCGTGCTCCAAGACTGTTATACCAATGGTGTTGAATAAGAAAGGATTCCAGATGACGTCTCAGAATGGATTTTGGTTCGATGTCGAGCCAAGAAAGAACAGGGTTTCCGTTCTTGTTAATTCGGGGGGCGGCAGCCGAGTCGGCTTTTA CATCATAATGGATCCATGGACAGTGACCCTAGCATCGATCGTCGTTGTGGTGACTTGGCATTATTTAAGAAAGACTTACACTTTTTTTAGCGACCGAGAAATCCCACATCTAACATTCACCATGTCGGGTACACTCCTTTGGAAATCCTTCTTCCAACAAATAACTTTTGCTGATTTGATCTCGCTTATTTACAACGTTCAACCTGACGCGAAGTATGTCGGTTTCTACGATTTGACGACACCTGTGATCGCTATTCGCGACATCGAGCTGATGAAGACCATCACAGTGAAGCACTTCGAGCACTTCCAAGATCATCGTAACTTGCAGACCGACGACACAGAACCCCTGTTCAGCAAGAACCTCTTCGCCCTTCGTGGCGATCGCTGGAGAGAAGTAAGAACCCTGCTGAGTCCTGCGTTCACGTCTAGCAAGATGAAGGCAATGTTCCAACTGATGAACGAATGCGCAAATCGTTACGGAAATATCCTGAGTACGTTGCCCGAGGGTGAACGAACTTTAGAGCTCAAGGACGTTTTCACCAGGTACACAAACGACGTGATCGCCACCTGTGCTTTCGGTGTGAAAGTGGACTCGATGGCCGACAGGAACAACAAGTTCTATGTGTACGGCAGGGAGGCTACGAACTTTTCTGGCATATCGAAGTCTTTGAGATTGTTTGCAGTACGACTTACTCCTTTCCTATCGAAGCTATTTGGTATAAAGTTGGTAAACCCCGAGATCGCGaactttttcaaagaaatggTGGCTGACACCATAAAATACAGAGACGAGAATAACATCGTTCGACCAGACATGATTCAGCTGATGATGGAAACTAGGGGAAAAGTGGGCCCAGGGAAAGAGCTCACTATCGAAGACATGACCGCCCAAGCGTTTGTCTTCTTCTTCGGCGGTTTCGAGAGCACCTCGACCTTGATGTGCTTCGCTGCTTACGAGGTAGGCGTGAACCCCGAGATCCAGAAGAAATTGCAGGAAGAGATCGACGAAGTTTTGGAGAACTGCAAGGGTGAACCGACCTACGACGCGATCAATGACATGAAATATCTCGATGCTATTGTATACGAGGCATTGAGGATGTATCCAGTCGTTGTGCAATCGGACAGAGTTTGCACAAAAGCCTTCGAGCTGGCACCAGCTTTGCCAGGATTGAAGCCATACGTTATCCAGGAAAGGGAATATATTTGGATACCGATCTACGGGGTACATTACGATCCCGAACACTTCGAGGAGCCGAACAAATTCAATCCTGATCGGTTTCTCGACGATCCAAAGAAGATCGTCAATTCTGGGACGTTCTTGAGCTTTGGATTTGGGCCAAGGATGTGTATCGGTAACAGATTCGCGCTTCTGGAGACAAAGGTCTTgatgtttcatatttttgctCGTTGCACTTTCAAGCCGTGCTCCAAGACTATTATACCGATGGTGTTGAGCAAGAAAGGATTTCAAATGACGTCTAAGGGTGGATTTTGGTTCGATGTCGAACCAAAGAAGAACAGGGTTCCCGTTCTTGTTAAGTCTGGGGGCAAGAGTAGCGTCTCCTAG
- the LOC128874322 gene encoding cytochrome P450 9e2-like: LSTLPEGKRNLELKDVFTRYTNDVIATCAFGVEVDSLADRDNAFYLNGKKATNFDGLQSFFLLRSMPSVANLLRLRFVKPKFANFFKEMVASTIKYRDENGVVRPDMIQLMMDTRGKLGEGKELTIEDMTAQAFIFFLGGFDSNVTMMAFSAYHIGIDPEIQRKVHKEIDEVLAKCDGEATYDAINDMKYLEAVMYEALRMYPVISVLERVCTKPFELPPALPGLKPHVLQKGDYIWVPIYGFHYDPNHFEEPEKFNPDRFMDDPKKLVNSGAFLGFGIGPRMCIGNRFALLETKVFLFHMFARCTLKPCARTTVPMALSKKGFQMKPVDGFWFDVEPRNPAVPVYVNSMGDSYTAS, encoded by the coding sequence ctAAGCACATTACCCGAAGGTAAGCGAAATCTAGAGCTCAAGGACGTTTTTACCAGGTACACCAACGACGTGATCGCTACCTGCGCTTTCGGAGTAGAAGTGGACTCATTAGCCGATAGAGACAACGCGTTCTACCTGAACGGAAAGAAGGCCACGAACTTTGACGGGCTTCAATCGTTCTTTTTATTGCGAAGCATGCCCTCCGTAGCAAATCTACTGCGTTTGAGGTTCGTGAAACCCAAGTTCGCgaatttctttaaagaaatGGTAGCATCCACGATCAAATACAGGGACGAGAATGGCGTCGTTCGGCCAGACATGATACAGTTGATGATGGACACGAGAGGAAAATTAGGCGAAGGAAAGGAACTAACTATCGAGGACATGACCGCGCAAGCGTTCATTTTCTTCCTTGGCGGTTTCGACAGCAACGTGACCATGATGGCATTCTCTGCTTATCACATCGGCATCGATCCCGAGATTCAGAGGAAGGTTCACAAAGAGATCGACGAAGTTTTGGCCAAGTGCGACGGTGAAGCCACCTACGACGCGATAAACGACATGAAGTATCTCGAAGCTGTCATGTACGAGGCGCTGAGGATGTATCCGGTCATCTCCGTTCTAGAGAGGGTTTGCACGAAACCCTTCGAGTTGCCTCCAGCTTTGCCAGGGTTAAAGCCGCACGTTCTACAGAAAGGCGATTATATTTGGGTACCGATCTACGGTTTTCATTACGATCCCAACCATTTCGAGGAGccagaaaaattcaatccCGATCGGTTTATGGATGACCCGAAGAAACTCGTCAACTCTGGTGCGTTCTTGGGCTTCGGAATTGGGCCGAGGATGTGTATCGGTAACAGATTCGCGCTTCTGGAGACAAAGGTCTTCCTGTTCCATATGTTTGCTCGTTGCACCTTGAAGCCATGCGCCAGGACCACCGTACCGATGGCGTTGAGCAAGAAAGGTTTCCAAATGAAGCCCGTGGATGGATTTTGGTTCGACGTCGAGCCGAGGAACCCGGCCGTTCCCGTATATGTTAATTCTATGGGTGATAGCTACACCGCCAGCTAa
- the LOC128874188 gene encoding cytochrome P450 9e2-like — MDSWTVALASVVVVVTWFYFKRTYNFFNDRGIPQTPASRGLTNFLKTFLQRMSFNETVLDVYNVQPDAKYVGFYDVTTPVIAIRDIELMKSITVKHFEHFQDHRSFFNDDSDPLFSKNLFALRGDRWREVRTLLSPAFTSSKMKAMFNLMIKCANRYGDILCTLPEGERTLELKDAFTRYTNDVIATCAFGVEVDSMADRNNKFYVYGREATNFTGVLQTLKFFAVRLSPFLSKLLDIKLINIKIVNFFKDMVADTMKYRDENNIVRPDMIQLMMETRGKLGPGKELTIDDMTAQAFVFFFGGFESTSTLMCFAAYEIGVNPDIQKKLQEEIDEVLENCKGEPTYDAINDMKYLDAIIYEALRMYPVVVAADRVCTKAFELPPALPGLKPYVIQEGEYIWIPIYGVHYDPEHFEEPNKFNPDRFLDDPKKIVNSGTFLGFGIGPRMCIGNRFALLETKVLLFNIFARCNLKPCSKTLIPMELSKKGFQMTSKNGFWFDIEPRKDTHPVLVSCVSSIAG; from the coding sequence ATGGATTCATGGACAGTGGCCCTAGCATCGGTCGTCGTTGTGGTGACTTGGTTCTACTTTAAAAGGACCtataatttcttcaatgatCGAGGAATTCCGCAAACACCAGCCAGCAGAGGGCTTACAAACTTTCTGAAAACCTTTCTTCAACGAATGTCTTTCAACGAGACAGTTTTGGATGTCTACAACGTTCAACCTGACGCGAAGTATGTCGGTTTCTACGATGTGACGACACCTGTGATCGCTATTCGCGACATCGAGCTGATGAAGTCCATCACAGTGAAGCACTTCGAGCACTTCCAAGACCATCGTTCTTTCTTTAACGACGATTCAGATCCTCTGTTCAGCAAGAACCTCTTCGCCCTTCGTGGCGATCGCTGGAGAGAAGTAAGGACCCTGCTGAGTCCTGCGTTCACGTCTAGCAAGATGAAGGCAATGTTCAATCTGATGATAAAATGCGCCAATCGTTACGGGGACATCCTGTGTACGTTGCCCGAGGGTGAGCGAACTTTAGAGCTCAAGGACGCTTTTACCAGGTACACGAACGACGTGATCGCTACTTGCGCTTTCGGAGTAGAAGTGGACTCGATGGCCGACAGGAACAACAAGTTCTATGTGTATGGCAGGGAGGCTACGAACTTTACTGGTGTGTTGCagactttgaaattttttgcAGTACGACTTAGCCCTTTCCTATCGAAGCTATTAGATATAAAGTTGATAAACATCAAGATCGTGAACTTTTTCAAAGATATGGTGGCTGACACCATGAAATACAGAGACGAGAATAACATTGTTCGACCAGACATGATTCAACTGATGATGGAAACTAGGGGAAAACTGGGCCCAGGGAAAGAGCTCACTATCGACGACATGACCGCCCAAGCGTTTGTCTTCTTCTTCGGCGGTTTCGAGAGCACCTCGACCTTGATGTGCTTCGCTGCTTACGAGATAGGGGTGAACCCCGACATCCAGAAGAAATTGCAAGAAGAGATCGACGAAGTTTTGGAGAACTGCAAGGGTGAACCAACGTACGACGCGATCAATGACATGAAATATCTCGATGCTATCATTTACGAGGCGTTGAGGATGTATCCAGTCGTCGTCGCTGCTGACAGAGTCTGCACGAAAGCCTTCGAGCTGCCACCAGCTTTGCCAGGATTGAAGCCATACGTTATCCAGGAAGGCGAATATATTTGGATACCGATCTACGGGGTTCATTACGATCCCGAACACTTCGAGGAGCCGAACAAATTCAATCCTGATCGGTTTCTCGACGATCCAAAGAAGATCGTCAACTCTGGGACGTTCTTGGGCTTTGGAATTGGTCCGAGGATGTGCATTGGCAACAGATTCGCGCTTCTAGAGACAAAGGTtttacttttcaatattttcgctcGTTGCAACTTGAAGCCTTGCTCTAAGACTCTTATACCGATGGAGTTGAGTAAGAAAGGGTTCCAGATGACGTCTAAGAACGGATTTTGGTTTGATATTGAACCGAGGAAGGACACTCATCCTGTTCTTGTTAGCTGTGTGAGCAGCATCGCCGGTTAG